The Psychromonas sp. MME1 genome window below encodes:
- a CDS encoding efflux RND transporter permease subunit — MKTIIDGALSRKRAVLMLLAFLLIAGFVAYMQIPKESDPDIPIPFIYVSTSHEGISPEDAERLLLRPLEQELRGIEGIKEMKSTASSGHASIVIEFYIDIDIKDALNDVHEKVDQAKGKLPQETDDPIVKQVTLATENPALTILLSGNVPERALVTLAREMQDKLESIADILEVNIGGDREDMVEILVDPLMMESYQLNMNDIYSLISRNNRLVAAGVMDNGKGRFPIKVPAVFSTIKDVLTMPIKVSGDKVITFADVAQIRRTFKDPSSFVRVNGLPTISLEVIKRPGKNIIDTVDKVKNLIEENRAFWPKNIQVTYAGDNSKNVKIMLNDLQNNVFSAVLLVIIVIIAILGVRSAFLVGIAIPGSFLSGILVLWTSGITVNVVVLFALIMAVGMLVDGAIVVTEFADREMSAGIKRHKAYLHAAKRMAWPIIASTATTLAAFAPLLFWPGITGEFMKYLPLTLIATLTASLLMALIFIPVLGSVFGKPRVLSEKQKNNVMLAESGDLLALSGFTGLYVNTLNRAVKSPWLVLLLTIIIAFSGVFMFAKSNLGVEFFPDVEPNGINVKVRSYGDFSVYEQDQIMTDIESKVLPLADEIDTLYVKTGDASDELIGTMRINLQEWQERRSANEIIADIQQRTENLPGVEIELKKDQAGPPTGKDLQIEISSRFPHLLQAAADTLRHKLQSKKYFINIEDDSAKPGVEWQFQINRADAARYGADATLLGSGVQLLTNGLMLGTYRPDDVDDELDIRVRYPESERSLSKLSELRLQTAAGQVPVSHFVELIATAKQSSIKKVDGRIVMTVSADMAVGTNLSLILPELKEEFKSLNLDPRVSLKLRGENEDQQEAEEFLKNAFMVALAVMALILLLQFNSFYQALLILSAVVFSTAGVFIGLYITQSAFGIVMSGIGVIALAGIVVNNNIVLIDTYNILKQQGVNTREAILRTGAQRIRPVLLTTVTTILGLLPMVLKLNIDFFAQTVEYNAPSTQWWAQLATAIAGGLTFATLLTLILTPCLLMIGENVSRFITGIVSVGES; from the coding sequence ATGAAAACGATCATTGATGGCGCGCTATCACGTAAACGTGCAGTATTAATGTTGTTGGCCTTTTTATTGATTGCTGGATTTGTGGCTTATATGCAGATTCCTAAAGAGTCAGATCCTGATATTCCAATTCCATTTATCTATGTTTCTACTAGCCATGAGGGGATCTCTCCTGAAGATGCCGAGCGTTTATTGTTACGTCCATTAGAACAAGAGTTGAGAGGAATTGAAGGCATTAAAGAGATGAAATCGACAGCGAGCTCGGGTCATGCCTCGATTGTAATTGAGTTTTATATTGATATCGATATCAAAGATGCGCTCAATGATGTTCACGAAAAAGTCGATCAGGCAAAGGGTAAATTGCCACAAGAGACCGATGATCCGATCGTTAAACAGGTAACCTTGGCCACGGAAAATCCTGCGCTTACTATCTTATTATCTGGCAATGTCCCAGAACGAGCGCTGGTGACCTTAGCACGTGAAATGCAAGATAAGTTAGAAAGTATTGCCGATATTTTAGAGGTAAACATAGGTGGTGACCGAGAAGATATGGTGGAGATATTAGTTGATCCATTGATGATGGAAAGTTACCAACTCAATATGAATGATATTTATAGTTTAATTTCACGCAATAATCGATTAGTCGCTGCTGGGGTGATGGACAACGGTAAAGGACGTTTTCCGATAAAAGTGCCTGCGGTATTTTCGACCATTAAAGATGTATTAACCATGCCGATTAAAGTATCTGGCGATAAGGTGATTACCTTTGCCGATGTTGCGCAGATCCGTCGTACTTTCAAAGATCCGAGTAGTTTTGTGCGTGTCAATGGTTTGCCGACTATCTCCTTGGAAGTGATCAAACGTCCGGGTAAAAATATTATAGATACCGTTGATAAGGTTAAAAATTTAATCGAGGAAAATAGGGCTTTTTGGCCAAAAAACATTCAAGTGACTTATGCTGGAGATAACTCCAAGAACGTTAAAATCATGCTTAATGATTTACAAAACAACGTTTTTAGTGCCGTATTGTTAGTGATCATTGTCATTATTGCGATACTTGGGGTACGCAGTGCCTTTTTGGTGGGCATTGCTATTCCAGGCTCCTTTTTATCGGGGATTTTAGTCCTCTGGACATCGGGTATTACGGTTAATGTGGTGGTTTTATTTGCATTAATTATGGCTGTTGGCATGTTAGTAGATGGCGCGATTGTGGTAACTGAGTTTGCGGATCGTGAAATGAGTGCTGGTATTAAACGCCATAAAGCTTATCTTCATGCTGCAAAACGGATGGCATGGCCGATCATCGCATCGACAGCAACGACCTTAGCCGCTTTTGCGCCTCTGCTATTTTGGCCCGGTATTACCGGCGAATTTATGAAGTATCTACCCTTAACACTGATTGCGACGTTAACGGCTTCATTGTTGATGGCATTGATTTTTATTCCTGTATTGGGGAGTGTCTTTGGTAAACCGCGTGTACTTTCAGAAAAACAAAAAAACAATGTGATGCTTGCTGAAAGTGGTGATCTACTTGCTCTATCTGGTTTTACTGGTTTGTATGTTAATACGTTGAATCGCGCAGTAAAAAGTCCTTGGTTGGTTTTATTGTTGACGATAATTATTGCGTTTTCTGGTGTGTTTATGTTTGCCAAGTCAAATTTAGGGGTGGAATTTTTCCCCGATGTTGAACCCAATGGCATCAATGTCAAAGTGCGTTCCTATGGTGATTTTTCTGTCTATGAACAGGATCAAATCATGACGGATATTGAATCGAAGGTATTACCCTTAGCCGATGAAATCGATACCCTTTACGTGAAGACTGGGGATGCAAGTGATGAATTAATCGGCACAATGCGTATCAATTTGCAGGAGTGGCAAGAAAGGCGTAGTGCTAATGAGATCATTGCCGATATTCAACAACGTACTGAAAATTTACCAGGGGTAGAAATTGAGTTGAAGAAAGATCAAGCGGGGCCTCCGACGGGTAAAGATTTGCAAATTGAAATCAGTTCGCGTTTCCCCCACTTATTGCAAGCCGCCGCGGATACGTTACGCCATAAATTACAAAGTAAAAAGTACTTTATCAATATTGAAGATGATAGTGCTAAACCGGGTGTGGAATGGCAATTTCAGATCAATCGAGCCGATGCTGCTCGCTATGGTGCTGATGCGACTTTGCTCGGTAGTGGCGTGCAGTTGTTAACTAATGGGTTGATGTTAGGTACCTATCGGCCCGATGATGTTGATGATGAGTTAGATATTCGCGTTCGTTATCCAGAGTCTGAACGTAGTTTGAGTAAGTTATCTGAGTTGCGTTTACAAACAGCAGCAGGGCAAGTACCAGTGAGTCACTTTGTTGAATTGATCGCAACGGCAAAACAATCATCTATCAAAAAAGTAGATGGGCGCATTGTGATGACGGTCAGTGCCGATATGGCCGTCGGCACAAATTTAAGTTTAATTTTGCCAGAACTTAAAGAGGAATTTAAAAGTTTAAATCTGGATCCTCGTGTGAGCTTAAAATTGCGTGGTGAAAATGAAGATCAACAGGAAGCTGAGGAATTTCTAAAAAATGCATTTATGGTGGCGTTGGCGGTGATGGCATTAATATTACTGCTGCAATTTAACTCATTTTATCAGGCGTTATTAATTTTAAGTGCAGTAGTATTCTCGACGGCTGGTGTATTTATTGGCCTTTACATAACGCAAAGTGCCTTTGGTATTGTTATGTCTGGGATTGGTGTCATCGCCTTAGCTGGTATTGTTGTTAACAACAATATTGTGCTTATTGACACCTATAATATTTTGAAGCAACAGGGGGTAAACACGCGAGAAGCTATTTTACGCACAGGCGCGCAGCGTATTCGACCCGTTTTACTGACCACGGTGACAACGATTTTAGGATTGCTGCCGATGGTATTAAAACTCAATATCGATTTCTTTGCACAAACGGTTGAATATAATGCGCCGTCAACGCAGTGGTGGGCGCAATTGGCCACGGCAATTGCGGGTGGGTTAACCTTTGCGACCTTATTAACCTTGATATTAACACCTTGCTTACTCATGATCGGTGAAAATGTTAGCCGCTTCATTACTGGTATTGTATCTGTTGGGGAGTCTTAA
- a CDS encoding phosphoribosyltransferase family protein, which yields MAEKQYLTAQSLLEDSYTLARKVLDSNFKPTFIVAIWRGGAPIGIAVQEFLSVHGIKSDHIAIRTSSYAAEIDQQAKQVRVHGLNYLVKNIQRHDKLLLVDDVFDTGRSIEAIINELQKKTRLNMPEEVRVAVPYYKPARNKTELTPDYYIHETEAWLKYPHSLEGLSSEEIAQYRPRLYEIIKSHLPENNP from the coding sequence ATGGCAGAGAAACAGTACTTAACAGCCCAATCTTTATTAGAAGATTCATATACATTAGCACGCAAAGTTCTTGATAGTAACTTTAAACCGACCTTTATCGTAGCCATCTGGCGTGGTGGTGCACCTATCGGCATCGCCGTACAAGAATTCTTAAGCGTACATGGCATTAAATCAGATCATATTGCTATCAGAACCTCTTCCTACGCAGCAGAAATCGATCAACAAGCAAAACAAGTCAGAGTTCACGGGCTTAACTATTTGGTTAAGAATATCCAACGTCACGACAAACTCTTACTGGTGGATGATGTATTCGATACAGGTCGCTCAATTGAAGCAATTATTAATGAGTTACAGAAGAAGACTCGGCTTAATATGCCTGAAGAGGTGAGAGTTGCGGTCCCCTATTACAAGCCAGCTCGTAATAAAACAGAGCTTACACCAGACTATTACATTCATGAGACCGAGGCATGGTTAAAATACCCACACTCTCTTGAAGGACTTTCTAGTGAAGAGATAGCTCAATACCGTCCACGCTTATATGAAATCATAAAATCTCATTTGCCAGAGAACAATCCATAA
- a CDS encoding sugar O-acetyltransferase codes for MTEKQKMLAGEFYDPSEPELVDLRLKARLLTEKLNQTSVAYQEERTKIIKSLFGSTGENIHIESSFNCDYGENIHVGENFYSNFGCVILDVAEVRIGDNCFIAPQVGIYTATHPIDPNERISGLEYAKPILIGNNCWIGGHATINPGVKLGDNVVVASGAVVTKSFANNVVIGGNPARVLKEIP; via the coding sequence ATGACTGAAAAACAAAAAATGTTAGCCGGGGAGTTTTACGATCCTAGTGAGCCAGAGCTAGTAGATTTAAGGCTTAAAGCGCGTTTATTAACGGAAAAATTGAATCAAACTAGCGTTGCTTACCAAGAAGAAAGAACAAAAATTATAAAGTCACTATTTGGTTCAACGGGGGAAAATATCCATATTGAGTCCTCTTTTAATTGTGATTATGGTGAGAACATTCACGTTGGCGAAAATTTTTATAGCAATTTTGGCTGTGTCATTTTAGATGTCGCAGAAGTGCGCATTGGTGATAACTGTTTTATAGCACCTCAAGTCGGGATATATACGGCCACGCATCCGATTGATCCGAACGAGAGAATTAGCGGTTTAGAGTATGCTAAACCGATATTGATCGGCAATAATTGTTGGATCGGTGGTCACGCAACGATCAATCCGGGCGTTAAGTTAGGGGATAATGTTGTGGTGGCATCTGGTGCCGTTGTGACAAAAAGTTTTGCTAATAATGTGGTTATCGGTGGTAATCCTGCTCGTGTACTAAAGGAAATTCCCTAG
- a CDS encoding HD domain-containing phosphohydrolase, which produces MEQNIDLRQMIMAIETAVSLVGMNDTNHGKRVAYIAVQFGNELGFSDRDLQYVFELGLLHDCGVSTAQMHSSLVNHFDWQDAHIHCNIGYQLLHSFKPLAKFAVPILHHHTLWADLSNFDISIDDARMANLIFIADRIDVLAAAHYGTDILLAKAEIVQSIVSYSGRYFDPELVNAFQKIERSEAFWIALEDRHITRYTWDMGRLPCTQSLTLEEIKYLALIMSYIVDQKSPFTAQHSVRVADLAKFIASSYGLSLQQCQKIEIAGLLHDLGKLHIPDNILEKHGALDVIERAIMNQHSYETYEILRHIEGLADIAQWAAFHHEGINGAGYPFHPKQSEISVEARILAVADVFQALVQQRPYRKGMKMEKVLTIISEQAESGKLDKEIVKHVIQFATPCYDIAKGVDPINNQTCLELFSE; this is translated from the coding sequence ATGGAACAGAATATTGATTTACGACAAATGATCATGGCCATAGAAACAGCCGTTTCATTAGTCGGTATGAATGATACAAATCACGGCAAACGAGTCGCTTATATTGCAGTTCAATTCGGCAATGAACTCGGTTTTAGTGACCGAGATCTACAATACGTATTTGAGTTAGGGTTACTACATGATTGTGGTGTGTCGACTGCGCAAATGCATTCTAGCTTAGTAAACCATTTTGATTGGCAAGATGCTCATATACATTGCAATATTGGTTATCAGTTACTCCACTCTTTTAAGCCCTTAGCTAAATTCGCTGTGCCAATTCTTCATCATCATACCCTCTGGGCTGATTTATCTAACTTTGATATCAGCATTGATGATGCGCGTATGGCAAATTTAATTTTCATTGCGGATCGAATAGATGTGTTAGCCGCTGCTCACTACGGGACTGATATACTGCTTGCGAAAGCCGAAATTGTACAATCAATTGTCAGCTATTCAGGTCGTTATTTTGATCCCGAACTGGTAAACGCTTTTCAAAAAATAGAGCGTTCAGAGGCATTTTGGATTGCCTTAGAAGATAGGCATATTACCCGTTATACATGGGATATGGGCAGGCTACCTTGTACTCAATCACTGACACTGGAAGAAATTAAGTATCTTGCGTTAATCATGTCATATATTGTGGATCAAAAGAGTCCTTTTACGGCTCAACATTCTGTTAGGGTTGCTGACTTAGCGAAATTTATTGCATCTTCCTATGGTTTATCGTTGCAACAATGTCAAAAGATTGAAATTGCTGGTTTGCTGCATGATTTAGGTAAATTACATATACCCGATAATATTCTTGAGAAACATGGGGCCTTGGATGTGATTGAACGTGCAATCATGAATCAACACAGTTATGAAACCTATGAAATTTTACGTCATATTGAAGGATTAGCCGATATTGCTCAATGGGCAGCGTTTCATCATGAAGGCATTAATGGTGCAGGATATCCATTTCATCCTAAACAGAGTGAAATAAGTGTGGAAGCGAGAATTCTTGCTGTAGCTGATGTATTTCAAGCGCTTGTCCAACAACGCCCCTATAGAAAGGGAATGAAAATGGAAAAGGTGCTTACTATTATTAGTGAGCAGGCAGAGAGCGGAAAATTAGATAAAGAAATCGTTAAGCATGTCATTCAGTTTGCAACCCCTTGTTATGACATTGCCAAAGGCGTCGATCCAATTAATAATCAAACGTGCTTGGAATTGTTTTCAGAGTGA
- a CDS encoding uracil-xanthine permease family protein, with protein sequence MTQQHRKIETPRRSDLIYRLEDRPPLPETLFAATQHLLAMFVAVITPSLIICQALGLPASDTNTIVSMSLFASGLASFIQIRTFGPVGSGLLSIQGTSFNFLGPIIGAGLALKAGGADVPTMMAAIFGTILLASLTEVFISRILQHTHRIITPLVSGIVVTLIGLTLIQIGLTSMGGGYAAIGDGSFGSLDNLMLAGTVLGLIVFLNRLKNPYLRVSSIVIAMAVGTLLAWFTGMLDTSKATESALIAIPMPMQYGLGFDWGLLIPLIIVFAITSLEAIGDITATSETSEQPVTGPIYVKRIKGGVLADGLNSALASVLNSFPNSTFSQNNGIIQLTGVASRYIGYFVAGMLVLLGLFPGVANLVQLIPEPVLGGATIVMFGTIAASGIRIISRCELNRRAILIMALSFSMGLGIGQHPEILQFMPDWVKSILSSGMAAGGITAIILNLVLPEDLQD encoded by the coding sequence ATGACCCAGCAACATCGCAAAATTGAAACACCACGTCGTTCTGATCTAATCTACCGTTTAGAAGACCGACCGCCACTGCCTGAAACGCTTTTTGCAGCGACCCAACACCTATTGGCAATGTTTGTTGCGGTGATCACCCCGTCACTGATTATTTGTCAAGCACTAGGCCTACCAGCTAGCGATACCAATACTATTGTCAGCATGTCACTATTTGCTTCAGGACTTGCCTCATTCATCCAAATTCGTACCTTTGGTCCAGTAGGCTCTGGCTTATTATCGATTCAAGGTACTAGCTTTAACTTCCTAGGTCCTATCATTGGGGCTGGCTTAGCATTAAAAGCAGGCGGAGCTGATGTGCCAACCATGATGGCAGCAATTTTCGGTACAATACTACTGGCCTCTTTGACTGAAGTATTTATTTCACGAATACTACAACATACTCACCGTATTATTACCCCATTAGTCTCAGGTATTGTAGTAACTCTAATAGGCCTAACCTTGATTCAAATTGGTTTAACCTCCATGGGGGGCGGTTATGCAGCCATTGGAGATGGTAGCTTCGGCAGTTTAGACAACTTAATGCTAGCGGGTACCGTATTAGGTTTAATCGTTTTTCTAAACCGGCTAAAAAATCCCTACCTGCGCGTTTCATCGATTGTTATTGCTATGGCAGTCGGTACATTGTTAGCTTGGTTTACTGGCATGCTGGACACATCAAAAGCAACAGAAAGTGCATTAATTGCGATTCCTATGCCGATGCAATATGGATTAGGATTTGACTGGGGATTACTGATCCCACTGATCATCGTTTTCGCCATCACTTCACTAGAAGCTATCGGTGACATAACCGCAACATCAGAAACCTCTGAGCAACCCGTAACAGGCCCAATTTATGTAAAACGTATCAAGGGGGGAGTACTCGCTGACGGTCTAAACTCAGCATTAGCATCAGTACTCAATAGCTTTCCTAATTCAACCTTCAGTCAAAATAACGGTATTATTCAACTCACAGGCGTAGCTAGTCGCTATATCGGTTACTTCGTTGCGGGTATGCTAGTACTACTTGGCCTATTTCCAGGTGTTGCGAACTTAGTGCAGCTGATTCCTGAGCCAGTATTAGGCGGTGCAACTATTGTCATGTTCGGTACAATTGCGGCTTCAGGAATCCGTATTATCTCCCGTTGCGAATTAAACCGCCGTGCTATTTTGATAATGGCACTGTCATTTTCAATGGGACTGGGTATTGGACAGCACCCTGAAATTCTACAGTTTATGCCTGATTGGGTAAAAAGCATCCTATCCTCAGGAATGGCAGCTGGCGGGATCACGGCGATTATATTGAATTTGGTACTACCAGAAGATTTACAAGATTAA
- a CDS encoding trimeric intracellular cation channel family protein — translation MLQSFIYFSDLLGVIVCAISGVLVATRLRMDPFGIIVLAGVTGIGGGTLRDMIMGATPVFWIVDNTYIYAILLTAFISVLWLHHIHRLPSYLLPILDAFGLAIFTIVGAQKALAFGFSGPVAIVMGCMTGVVGGMIRDLLSGQIPFVLQKEIYATASILGAILYVICHYFGFEAIFSMLIAMLGTLSLRLSAIYWHLSLPVFTDNRDV, via the coding sequence ATGTTACAGAGCTTTATCTATTTTTCAGATCTATTAGGTGTGATTGTCTGTGCTATATCGGGAGTGTTAGTCGCTACTCGTTTGCGTATGGACCCCTTTGGTATTATTGTCCTAGCGGGGGTTACGGGGATTGGTGGTGGCACCTTACGCGATATGATAATGGGCGCTACTCCGGTCTTTTGGATTGTTGATAATACTTACATTTACGCTATTTTATTAACCGCATTTATTTCAGTTTTATGGCTGCACCATATTCATCGTTTACCTAGTTATTTATTGCCAATTCTTGATGCCTTTGGACTGGCTATTTTTACCATCGTTGGTGCGCAAAAGGCCTTAGCATTTGGCTTTAGTGGCCCCGTTGCTATTGTAATGGGGTGCATGACCGGTGTTGTTGGTGGGATGATCCGTGATTTATTAAGTGGGCAGATCCCTTTCGTTTTACAAAAAGAGATATATGCCACGGCCTCTATTCTTGGCGCAATACTCTATGTAATATGCCATTACTTCGGTTTTGAGGCTATTTTTTCTATGTTAATTGCAATGCTTGGCACCCTATCTTTGCGTCTATCTGCCATTTATTGGCACCTTTCATTGCCTGTTTTTACTGATAATAGAGATGTGTAA
- a CDS encoding efflux RND transporter periplasmic adaptor subunit, whose amino-acid sequence MLAKLFSYFTSRPYWIALLIVIGLVFWMFSKKEVDQSTINNVVSASEQQKIATVQTTHFIPQKMTKILTLYGRSEANTRAVIRAEVAGKVTVIATQKGRSVTYGTKLAELDKNELPERLEEAKALLNERLLNYNAVKSLNDKGLQGRVRLAEMKSLLLAAQTNVKYLQLQLLRTEVKAPFAGILQEQYAEKGDYVKVGDAIFSLENIDPIVIRGDATEHHINQLKLGEAITATLLSGEKITGKITYIASLANPQSSTFRIEAEFPNPNLQLFSGISAKLAIPLYPIDAIYISPSALAIDEEGNLGVKAVRDGVVQFKAIKLLEADNEGAWVSGVAEPIDIITLGQGFVKPGDPVHAVPAEK is encoded by the coding sequence ATGTTAGCCAAATTATTCTCCTATTTCACCTCACGCCCATATTGGATTGCGCTATTAATTGTTATTGGCTTAGTGTTTTGGATGTTTTCTAAAAAAGAAGTAGATCAGTCGACCATCAATAATGTTGTAAGCGCTTCCGAACAGCAAAAAATTGCAACCGTACAAACAACGCACTTTATTCCGCAAAAAATGACCAAAATATTAACTCTTTATGGTCGCAGTGAAGCCAACACTCGAGCTGTTATTCGTGCTGAAGTAGCTGGGAAAGTGACCGTTATAGCAACGCAAAAAGGGCGCTCAGTGACGTATGGGACAAAGTTGGCGGAGTTAGATAAAAATGAACTGCCTGAACGTCTTGAAGAGGCAAAGGCTTTGCTTAATGAACGTTTATTAAACTACAACGCGGTAAAATCACTTAATGATAAAGGATTGCAGGGGCGAGTGCGTTTAGCTGAAATGAAGAGTTTATTACTCGCGGCACAAACGAACGTTAAATATCTACAATTGCAGTTACTACGAACGGAAGTTAAAGCCCCCTTTGCGGGCATTTTACAGGAACAATATGCTGAAAAAGGGGATTATGTTAAAGTTGGTGATGCAATTTTTAGTTTAGAAAATATCGATCCTATTGTTATTCGCGGCGATGCGACCGAGCATCATATTAATCAATTGAAGTTAGGGGAGGCCATCACTGCCACCTTGCTTTCAGGCGAAAAAATTACTGGTAAGATAACTTACATTGCCTCGCTAGCCAATCCACAAAGTAGTACTTTCCGTATCGAAGCTGAATTTCCTAACCCTAATTTGCAACTATTTTCGGGTATTAGTGCAAAGCTAGCTATTCCTCTTTACCCTATTGACGCCATTTATATTTCTCCTTCAGCATTAGCCATTGATGAAGAAGGGAATTTAGGGGTGAAGGCGGTACGTGATGGTGTAGTGCAATTCAAAGCGATTAAATTGCTCGAAGCTGATAACGAAGGTGCATGGGTATCGGGGGTGGCTGAACCCATTGATATTATTACTTTAGGGCAAGGTTTCGTTAAACCGGGTGATCCTGTGCATGCTGTCCCTGCGGAGAAATAG
- a CDS encoding phosphoribosyltransferase family protein produces MKKIFLDEDSLIEESFQLATQILASDFKPTFIVGLWRGGSSVGIYVQECLQTLGVKTDHISIRTSYGGFDSYQQKTENEQPIRVHGLTYLIKNLNVGDKLLIVDDMYRTGKNSQAVIDELQKRLKRNMPSDVRIATVWKKASIANNKTPDYFVHETDDWVVFPYELQGLSLKEIKQYKSFAYHSIDAQLFTNN; encoded by the coding sequence TTGAAAAAAATATTTTTAGATGAAGACTCATTAATCGAAGAGTCATTTCAATTAGCAACCCAAATATTGGCAAGCGATTTTAAACCTACTTTTATTGTTGGTCTATGGCGCGGAGGCAGTTCGGTTGGGATTTATGTGCAAGAATGTCTGCAGACGTTAGGGGTTAAAACGGATCACATCTCTATTCGCACTTCATACGGCGGTTTTGACAGTTACCAACAAAAAACAGAGAATGAACAGCCGATTCGCGTTCATGGACTTACTTATTTAATTAAGAACTTAAATGTCGGCGATAAATTGCTTATCGTTGATGATATGTACCGGACTGGAAAAAATTCACAAGCTGTCATTGATGAGCTGCAAAAAAGGCTTAAACGCAATATGCCATCCGATGTTAGGATTGCGACTGTTTGGAAAAAAGCCAGCATAGCGAATAACAAAACCCCTGACTATTTTGTTCATGAAACCGATGACTGGGTTGTTTTTCCCTATGAACTTCAAGGATTATCGCTCAAAGAAATAAAGCAATATAAATCTTTTGCTTATCATTCTATTGATGCGCAATTATTCACTAACAATTAA